The following proteins come from a genomic window of Pseudomonas putida:
- the moaA gene encoding GTP 3',8-cyclase MoaA: MEQNSRALIDGFNRKIDYLRMSVTDRCDFRCVYCMAEDMQFLPRQQILSLEELFQVAERFVALGTRKIRLTGGEPLVRQGIVDLCGRIAALPGLRELCMTSNGSQLPRLAQPLFDAGLSRLNISLDSLDAERFKQLTRTGDLAQVIAGIDAARRAGFQRIKLNCVVLKGRNDDELVDLVRFAIDRELDITFIEEMPLGVISEHERGESFCSSDEVRARLAEQFTLIESTESSQGPARYWRLAEASSTRVGFISPHSHNFCATCNRVRLTVEGRLLLCLGNEHSMDLKQVLRAHPGDAERLEKAIRDSLHLKPYRHHFEVGGDVQILRFMNMTGG; the protein is encoded by the coding sequence GTGGAACAGAACAGCCGGGCCCTGATCGACGGCTTCAACCGGAAAATCGACTACCTGCGGATGTCGGTCACGGACCGCTGCGACTTCCGTTGCGTCTACTGCATGGCTGAAGACATGCAGTTTCTGCCGCGCCAGCAGATCCTCAGCCTTGAGGAACTGTTCCAGGTGGCCGAACGCTTCGTCGCCTTAGGCACTCGCAAGATTCGCCTCACTGGCGGCGAGCCGCTGGTCCGCCAAGGCATCGTCGACCTCTGCGGGCGCATTGCCGCCCTGCCCGGCCTGCGAGAACTGTGCATGACCAGCAACGGCTCGCAGCTCCCCCGCCTGGCTCAGCCGCTGTTCGACGCCGGCCTGTCACGCCTGAACATCAGCCTCGACAGCCTTGATGCAGAACGGTTCAAGCAACTGACCCGCACCGGCGACCTGGCCCAGGTGATCGCCGGCATCGACGCGGCCCGCCGCGCTGGTTTTCAGCGCATCAAACTCAACTGCGTGGTGCTCAAGGGGCGCAACGACGATGAGCTGGTCGACCTGGTGCGCTTTGCCATCGACCGCGAACTGGACATCACCTTCATCGAAGAAATGCCGCTGGGCGTGATCAGCGAGCATGAGCGCGGCGAGTCGTTCTGCTCCAGCGACGAAGTGCGCGCGCGTCTGGCCGAGCAGTTCACCCTCATCGAATCGACCGAATCGTCCCAGGGCCCGGCGCGTTACTGGCGCCTGGCGGAAGCGTCGAGCACCCGTGTCGGCTTCATCTCCCCGCACAGCCACAACTTCTGCGCCACCTGCAACCGTGTGCGGCTGACCGTCGAAGGCCGGCTGTTGCTGTGCCTGGGCAATGAGCATTCGATGGACCTCAAACAGGTGCTGCGTGCCCACCCGGGTGATGCCGAGCGGCTGGAAAAGGCCATCCGCGATTCGCTACACCTCAAGCCCTACCGCCATCATTTCGAGGTCGGTGGCGATGTGCAGATCCTGCGCTTCATGAACATGACCGGCGGCTGA
- a CDS encoding bestrophin family protein, whose product MIVHSRPDVLRVLFTLKGSIVKRIALRCLMVTLLAALIVLVERHFPAFFYPVSATPFTLLGLSLSIFMSFRNNACYDRWWEGRKAWGKMIIETRSFVRESVVITDEELRAEVLRSLCGFAHALNARLRNEDDVAAARPWLANPAAIRPHNVCDGILQEVGARCSRLAEQQQISDWRYSLLEQRLVGLSEVQATCERIKGTPLPFPYTLLLHRTIYIFCLLLPFALAEPLGWLAPLFTTIVGYTFFGLDAIGNELEDPFGRDENDLPTDAMVRTVERDVLGALGVEPLPPALQPVEHVLS is encoded by the coding sequence ATGATCGTTCACTCTCGCCCCGATGTGTTGCGTGTGCTGTTCACCCTAAAGGGTTCGATTGTCAAACGCATTGCCCTGCGCTGCCTGATGGTGACCTTGCTCGCCGCCCTGATCGTGCTGGTCGAACGCCACTTCCCGGCGTTTTTCTACCCCGTCAGCGCTACCCCCTTCACGCTGCTTGGCCTGTCGCTGTCGATCTTCATGAGTTTTCGCAACAATGCCTGTTACGACCGTTGGTGGGAGGGGCGCAAGGCCTGGGGGAAGATGATCATCGAGACCCGCTCGTTCGTACGTGAGAGCGTGGTGATCACCGATGAAGAGCTGCGCGCCGAGGTGCTGCGCAGCCTGTGCGGCTTTGCCCATGCGCTCAATGCCCGGTTGCGCAACGAGGATGATGTCGCCGCCGCCCGGCCGTGGCTGGCCAACCCCGCTGCGATCCGCCCGCACAATGTCTGCGACGGTATCTTGCAGGAAGTTGGCGCCCGCTGCTCACGCCTGGCCGAGCAGCAGCAGATCAGCGACTGGCGCTACAGCCTGTTGGAACAACGCCTGGTCGGGCTGTCAGAGGTGCAGGCCACCTGCGAGCGGATCAAGGGCACACCGCTGCCCTTCCCCTATACCCTGCTACTGCACCGGACCATCTACATCTTTTGCCTGTTGCTGCCGTTCGCGCTGGCCGAGCCGCTGGGCTGGCTGGCACCGCTGTTTACCACCATTGTGGGGTACACCTTCTTTGGGCTGGATGCGATCGGCAATGAACTGGAAGACCCGTTCGGACGAGACGAGAACGACCTGCCGACCGATGCCATGGTGCGCACGGTCGAGCGGGATGTGCTGGGGGCCTTGGGCGTGGAGCCGCTGCCACCGGCGTTGCAGCCGGTGGAGCATGTGTTGAGCTGA
- the moaB gene encoding molybdenum cofactor biosynthesis protein B, with protein MRVQSDAVFVPLNIAVLTVSDTRTYDNDTSGELLASRPVQIGHRLVARALLKDDLYKIRAQVATWIADDQVQVVLITGGTGFTGRDSTPEAVECLFDRRIDGFGELFRALSILDVGTSTVQSRALAGMANGTLVCCLPGSTGACRTAWEGILVEQLDARHQPCNFVKHLKPIAPCETRG; from the coding sequence GTGCGCGTTCAATCCGACGCGGTCTTCGTACCGCTCAATATCGCCGTATTGACGGTCAGCGACACCCGCACCTACGACAACGACACTTCGGGTGAACTGCTCGCCAGCCGCCCGGTGCAGATCGGCCATCGCCTGGTGGCGCGTGCGCTGCTCAAGGACGACCTGTACAAGATCCGCGCCCAGGTGGCCACCTGGATTGCCGATGACCAGGTACAGGTGGTGCTGATCACCGGCGGCACCGGTTTCACCGGCCGGGACAGCACACCGGAAGCGGTGGAGTGCCTGTTCGATCGGCGTATCGACGGTTTTGGCGAGCTGTTCCGGGCGTTGTCCATTCTTGATGTCGGTACCTCGACCGTGCAGAGCCGGGCGTTGGCCGGCATGGCCAATGGCACTCTGGTGTGCTGCCTGCCAGGTTCTACCGGTGCCTGCCGCACGGCGTGGGAAGGCATCCTGGTGGAGCAGCTGGATGCGCGGCACCAGCCTTGTAATTTTGTGAAGCACCTTAAGCCCATCGCGCCCTGCGAAACTCGCGGTTGA
- a CDS encoding LysR family transcriptional regulator, which produces MDIKQLKFLIALDQTRHFGQAAALCHITQPTLSMRLRNLEDELDLVLVKRGQRFEGFTEAGERILAWARTLLAAHDGLQAEAASCRGQVVGSLRLGTVPLASFNPMQLLLPLREKYPELQFQLSSHSTEQIMDGLSRNQLDLGICYLDQVNANFFEVIELGTTTMGLLHDTRHFQFEADTLRWEELGEIPLGLLSKGMHYRQSLDLSFRSRSLEPNAVLESDSSFQLVQAINTGVCCAIMPLDCGLEDLSEHMRIIPITDASIHSPVGLLLRRSEPRSAIAEQCFDEAKLLFSAG; this is translated from the coding sequence ATGGACATCAAGCAGCTCAAGTTCCTCATCGCCCTCGACCAGACCCGCCACTTCGGCCAGGCCGCGGCGCTGTGCCATATCACCCAGCCGACCTTGTCCATGCGCCTGCGCAACCTGGAAGACGAACTGGACCTGGTGCTGGTCAAGCGCGGCCAGCGCTTCGAGGGCTTCACCGAAGCCGGCGAGCGCATCCTGGCCTGGGCCCGCACCCTGCTGGCCGCCCATGATGGCCTGCAGGCCGAGGCGGCCAGCTGCCGCGGCCAAGTGGTTGGTAGCCTGCGCTTGGGCACAGTACCGCTGGCCAGTTTCAACCCCATGCAGCTGCTGCTGCCGCTGCGCGAAAAATACCCCGAGCTGCAGTTTCAGCTCAGCTCGCACAGCACCGAGCAGATCATGGATGGCCTGAGCCGCAACCAGCTCGACCTGGGGATCTGCTATCTGGACCAGGTCAACGCCAACTTCTTCGAGGTGATCGAACTGGGCACCACCACCATGGGCCTGCTGCACGATACCCGGCACTTCCAGTTCGAAGCCGACACCCTGCGTTGGGAGGAACTGGGTGAAATCCCTCTGGGCTTGCTGAGCAAGGGGATGCACTACCGTCAGTCGCTCGACCTGAGCTTTCGCAGCCGCAGCCTGGAACCCAATGCCGTGCTGGAAAGCGACTCAAGCTTCCAGTTGGTTCAAGCCATCAACACCGGCGTGTGCTGCGCAATCATGCCGCTCGATTGCGGGTTGGAAGACCTGAGCGAGCACATGCGCATCATCCCGATCACCGACGCCAGCATCCACAGCCCCGTCGGCCTGCTGCTGCGCCGCAGCGAGCCGCGCTCGGCGATTGCCGAACAGTGTTTTGACGAGGCGAAGTTGCTGTTCAGCGCAGGCTGA